Below is a window of Ammoniphilus oxalaticus DNA.
CTTTTCGGTATTTTCCTTCCTCGAGCCCTTTTTGTGTTATTTCACAATATTTGGTGATGAATAAGCCAGATTAATTATCCAGAATCAGACGGTTTCTTTTCAATCTAATGATTAACCAAATATTGACTGCATGTATTGTACTCTAAATCAAAAACCGATTGTTGGAAACAAAGCCGAAACCATGTTCTGGTCTCGGCTTTGTTTAATAAAATTTTCTTCATATCAAACTCATTGCTGGATTACCCTCTACAAAACCCAAAAAGTTTGATATAAATAATAATCAGATACCATTCGGATACTCTTTATAAAAATTTTAAATCTGGGGCTTAAATGGTGGAAGAAAACTTTCTAGAAAGTCGACAACTGAATCTTTGCTTTTAAATTCAGCATCAATACGGTCTCCATTATTGTATCTTACAATTACTTCGTATTTTATAAATTCAGCTGATATAGTTTTACACTCTTCATATCCTTTAATAAACGTAATAACATCTGGGATATTAGTATATTCAAACGATTCACCATGAAGAGGAAGCACCCTTATAGATTCAATATATCGCGTAATTGTTTTTTCGAGATTACTCATAAATTTTTTTATTCCCTTGGAGTTTAATTCGTGCAACCTATCTAAGAGCGATTGCATATCTTCCCCAGAAAGGGATTCCCATGATTCTATTTTATCTTCAAAATCCTCTACTGCTGTATCTTCATCGAATCTTGCATCAATATTTACATGTTTAAATGCCTCAATAACTGTGTCATATTCAAAATAAAGTATGTTGAATCCTAACGATTCCAGTTGATTCACTGCACCTTCAGTAAATACTCCTGATAACACTGCACCTATAAAGGGAGCCGTTTTACTATGAGTTTCTTTTAAAGGCATTATGGCCCCTTGTATTTCCTGGGCCTTATTCCTTGAATGCTTAGTATACCTTCTCCAGGCAACTTCTATAAAAGCAACAGGCTGACCGATAACGTCTTGACTTCCATCCCTCTCTAAAACAAAGTCAAGGTCATGAGCATTTCCATAGCTATCAATCCAACTGACCTTTTTTCTTCTTCCTCTCGCTTGTCTAACACCTTTTTTATCCAAATACAATTTATATTTATCACAAACTTCAACTAAAAGGGGATATATTGCTAATTCCATAAGATCTCCAATGATTTGCCCAAATTTATGGGAAGGGGATTTTGCCAATTTTCATCTAACCTTTCACCCAAAGTCTTCCTTCTTTTAAAAGAACATCATGCTTTCTATTTTTCCACTTTACATTTCTATCACGTGTTTTTTCGAAATAATAATCTTTAAAACCAGCAGCCAGGGCAAGTTCACCCATCCATCTGTCGACTGGGACATAGACACCATAAGGTGCAGAATCACCTATAACAAAACAAACATTAGAACCCTCTTTACATACTCTTCTCAACTCTATCCAAACTTTAGCTAAATCAAAAAAATAAGTTGCTATCATTGTGTGATAATTTTTTCGCCCGGCACGAGTTAGACGCTCTTCGTCGAGTTGTTGACATACATCTAAAATCTCTTCATAAATTGGCACTAAACCATCATCTTTTAGGATTTCAAAAGTTTCTTTTCTATATTTAGAAACATGTTGTGTACATGAACGAATAAGATATTTACTGACTTTTTCTCTTAGATCTCCCCATCCCGATACTTCTCCAAAGAAGGACATTTCTAATCTCGTAGCATCCGCATAATCATAGTTATTTGCATATGGTGGTGAGGTAATGACTAAATCAATGGAATTATCCGAAATCGATGGGCAATCTCTAGAATCTTCCTGATAAAATTTTGCTTTAGCAGTACCCGTTCCTGATTGCATTTCCAACATATCATCGATCATCATATTTATTTGCTTTTCATAAGCTTCAAACGGAATTGCTACTCTAGCTTTAGTTTGATTAGGAAGTACATACTGCCAAGAGGCAGTTCCTACTGATGAGCACATTCTAAGAATTGATACTAATGCCAACCAAGATAATTGATACTCAGGGGAACCATCCCGATATTCCCGGACCGCATCTCTTATAGAAGACAGCTGCTCTAATGACTCAGGAGAATAACATTTATAAATTAAATCAGGAAACCCTTCAGTTGATCCAACATTCTGTATTGATCTTTCAAGTATCCTATCGGCAAAGCTGCGGAACTTATCAACACTAGTATTCCAATGGAGCTTGGCCTCAGTAATTCTTGA
It encodes the following:
- a CDS encoding site-specific DNA-methyltransferase, which encodes MNSLINNEVKQTKSKTDTSSTFINNMRLPIHRWFRYSAGFSAEWVEEVIKSNLNSYQELDNFKVFDPFTGSGTVLLASDKLGVSSMGTEVHPFVSRITEAKLHWNTSVDKFRSFADRILERSIQNVGSTEGFPDLIYKCYSPESLEQLSSIRDAVREYRDGSPEYQLSWLALVSILRMCSSVGTASWQYVLPNQTKARVAIPFEAYEKQINMMIDDMLEMQSGTGTAKAKFYQEDSRDCPSISDNSIDLVITSPPYANNYDYADATRLEMSFFGEVSGWGDLREKVSKYLIRSCTQHVSKYRKETFEILKDDGLVPIYEEILDVCQQLDEERLTRAGRKNYHTMIATYFFDLAKVWIELRRVCKEGSNVCFVIGDSAPYGVYVPVDRWMGELALAAGFKDYYFEKTRDRNVKWKNRKHDVLLKEGRLWVKG